The Rhinoraja longicauda isolate Sanriku21f chromosome 17, sRhiLon1.1, whole genome shotgun sequence genome includes a region encoding these proteins:
- the LOC144601857 gene encoding E3 SUMO-protein ligase ZBED1-like, which yields MIRLIPGFGPGLFAGVRGILVSDGILLIRLLSVKIAEKDYFTTLVVLFRSRLRAMEGDGDFVHFGSAFVKIESPQLVEKSNTTSEVWRYFGFQPGSDGRPENIETPVCKICFRVIPAKASNTSNLYAHLKSQHPHIYIEVKSKSNQAPTTSTSSGEPSKEHTTMMREIFQRKDKFDPKSREHRELTKAVTYYITKDRMPLNIVSKPGFQHLLSKFNPKYDLPSKNYFSRVAIPSLYADVRKVVERELKSADCFAATVETWTCRNNEMYVTCGVQFVDSDWILKTHCLQTQYLPDEHTGQSLKCALEDVLEEWGLDTTNLVAVTTDTGPAVKHACELLSWKRLNCFSQNLQCSIQKGLDDSRIERIIKLSRQIFSQFSRRWKRKRELSTAQGQKGLPRNSLKVDVNNKWGTTLEMLERILEQQDAIRAVLTHDRKICHLVPTWQDIDVLESIISVLCPFREMTEALSSEKFIAVSAINPLIKHICNDLIREEQEELTLGFLMRMRIKRDLEIRYGDPELTHFLEKVTFIDPRFGPTCVDDLENVLQQIKGELLAGKVAEDPSIFQISFDGSTLSPSNSCSWYDRDSPGPSQPKKARYGGGLAKVFGKHSGDGGTDKMVTTCVSLQEQLDRELDFYFKEPKLSLENCPLQWWKATQNCLPLLAKLAKKYLCISAINVASDRAFNNSSSAFGEYRSSVKPKHMDQLVFLAENLP from the exons ATGATACGCCTTATACCAG GCTTTGGGCCTGGCCTATTCGCAGGTGTAAGAGGAATCCTTGTCTCTGATGGCATCCTTCTGATCCGTCTTCTTTCTGTGAAAATTGCCGAGAAAGACTACTTTACCACTTTAGTTGTCCTATTTAGGAGCAGATTAAGAGCAATGGAAGGTGATGGTGACTTTGTACATTTTGGATCTGCATTTGTAAAAATTGAAAGCCCTCAACTTGTGGAAAAGAGCAACACTACATCAGAAGTGTGGAGATACTTTGGTTTCCAACCCGGTAGTGACGGCAGACCAGAAAACATTGAAACTCCAGTCTGCAAAATCTGTTTCCGTGTCATTCCAGCAAAGGCCTCAAACACAAGCAACCTTTATGCTCATCTGAAATCCCAGCACCCTCATATTTACATAGAGGTCAAAAGCAAATCTAACCAGGCACCGACAACCTCAACTTCATCTGGAGAACCAAGCAAGGAACACACCACAATGATGCGGGAAATCTTTCAGCGAAAAGATAAATTTGATCCAAAGTCCAGAGAGCACAGGGAGCTGACTAAGGCTGTGACGTACTATATAACCAAGGATAGGATGCCTCTAAATATTGTTTCTAAGCCTGGTTTTCAGCACCTCTTGAGCAAGTTTAACCCTAAATATGATTTGCCAAGCAAGAACTACTTCTCCAGAGTCGCTATTCCATCACTTTACGCGGATGTTCGCAAAGTTGTGGAGAGAGAATTAAAGAGTGCAGATTGTTTTGCGGCAACTGTTGAAACATGGACATGCAGAAACAATGAAATGTATGTAACATGTGGAGTTCAGTTTGTGGATAGTGACTGGATCCTCAAAACACATTGCCTGCAGACCCAGTACTTACCAGATGAACACACTGGTCAGAGTCTGAAGTGTGCCCTTGAAGATGTGCTGGAGGAATGGGGGTTGGACACTACCAACCTTGTTGCTGTCACCACAGATACTGGACCTGCTGTCAAACATGCCTGtgagttgttaagctggaaaagactTAACTGCTTCAGTCAGAATCTTCAATGTTCTATCCAAAAGGGTCTTGATGATTCGCGCATTGAACGAATTATTAAACTGTCTCGTCAGATATTCTCTCAGTTTTCACGCAGATGGAAAAGGAAGCGGGAACTTTCTACAGCTCAAGGTCAGAAAGGGCTTCCGAGAAATTCACTAAAAGTGGATGTTAACAACAAGTGGGGAACAACTTTGGAAATGCTCGAAAGGATTCTTGAGCAGCAGGATGCTATCAGAGCTGTATTAACCCATGACCGAAAGATATGTCATCTTGTCCCAACATGGCAGGACATTGATGTCCTTGAGTCCATTATAAGTGTTTTATGCCCATTCCGTGAAATGACAGAGGCTTTGTCTTCTGAGAAATTCATTGCTGTTTCAGCAATAAATCCTCTAATAAAACATATATGTAATGATCTCATAAGAGAGGAACAAGAGGAACTAACTCTTGGATTTCTAATGCGAATGAGAATCAAACGAGACCTTGAAATACGATATGGAGACCCAGAACTGACTCATTTTCTGGAAAAGGTTACATTCATTGACCCCCGATTTGGCCCCACTTGTGTAGATGATCTAGAAAATGTCCTGCAGCAAATTAAAGGGGAATTACTTGCTGGAAAAGTGGCTGAAGACCCTTCAATATTTCAAATTAGCTTTGATGGTTCAACGCTTTCTCCATCAAACTCTTGCAGTTGGTATGATCGAGATAGCCCAGGGCCAAGTCAGCCAAAGAAAGCCAGATATGGAGGAGGACTTGCAAAGGTATTTGGAAAGCACAGTGGAGATGGAGGCACGGACAAAATGGTAACGACTTGTGTTTCACTGCAGGAGCAGCTTGACCGAGAGCTGGATTTTTATTTCAAGGAACCAAAACTCTCCTTGGAAAACTGTCCTCTTCAGTGGTGGAAAGCAACCCAAAATTGCCTGCCCTTGTTGGCAAAATTAGCCAAAAAGTACCTCTGCATCTCTGCAATAAATGTCGCATCTGATAGAGCCTTTAACAACAGCAGTTCTGCATTTGGTGAATATCGAAGCAGCGTGAAGCCAAAACATATGGACCAGCTGGTGTTCTTAGCTGAAAATCTTCCATGA